Part of the Hyalangium gracile genome is shown below.
TGAGTCCACGTGCGTGCTGCGCGCCGTCACGAGTGTGGACGGGATGACGGCGGACTGGGCGCGGCTGCCCTTCCCGGTGCTGGAGCGCATCTCCACGCGCATCACCAACGAGGTGCGCGGCATCAACCGCGTGGTCTACGACATCTCCTCGAAGCCTCCCGCCACCATCGAGTGGGAGTAGAGAAGAGAACGCGGCCCGCGCCCGGCCGCCGTGCAAGTGTTTGCACATGAATGCAAGGAATGCGCACTCGGACGCAATCCTTGCGCGGGTGGCTTGCCGGGGTGGGGGGGGACACGCAGCTTGGCCCCCCGAGCGCTCCTCACGAGCGCTCCTGGGAAGCCGGTCTGGTACATGCCTTGCTGGCCTTCCCCTGTCACGAGTCCTCAGGAGGGGGCCAGCTTGGACATCCCAGCGCTGCTTGGCATGAATGCCTTGGTTCAGGACGCGAGCGGTGGATCGCGCGATGTGGTCGCCGCCTCGGCGGTGGAGGACTTCTACAAGATCCTCATCAGCTACATGGATCCGGAGCTGCGAGCCACCTTCACTCCCACGGCCTCGGGGGAGCTGCAGCCCGAGGTGCGCCGGATTGCCCAGGATCAGCCGCTGGAGAACGCGGCGTTCTACCAGGAACTGCAGGTGCCCTACCTGACGGCGGTCCTCTCTGGGGCCCGGCAGCCCTCGGCGAAGCTGCTGGATGGGGCGACGGCGCGCAAGCAGCTCGAGGAGCTCTGCGCGAGCAGCGACGTCTTCCGGCGCCACGCCCGAGCCCTTCATGCGCTGCACTGGAAGAAGAAGTGGCCCGTGCTCAACAGCTACCTCGAGGATCAGCGCGCCGTCGATCGCTCCCAGGAGCTCTACGCCGCCTTCGATCGGCTCCAGGTGCACCTGCGCGCGCAGCAGGAGGCGGCGCGTGACTCCGAGCGCACCGTGAGGTTCGATGCGCTCCTGTCGAAGCTCGAGGGGCTCCGGGACTGGGCGCTGACGCGCAAGCTCTACTGGGCGACCCGGCTCTACAGCCACCTCACCCTGGAGTGGATGCCGAAGCTGCGCTCGCGGCTCGCCGATGCCGAGGGCACGGAGGCGGTGGGGCGAGAGCTCCGGTCCTACTCCGCGCTGCTCGCGATCCTGGAGGAGACGGACCGGAACCCGAGGGGGCTCACCTTCCACGAGGCCTTCCTGGAGACGGTGAGGGCGTTCACCTTCGCCACCACGCTGCCCCGCTACACGGACTATCGCGGCAACCCGGAGCGCTTCTCCGAGGCGGTGGACGGGCTCTTCACCGAGTTCAAGCAGCGCTACACCCACTCGGGCATCGTGGAGATCGAGCTCGCCCTCCACCAGTGGGGCCGCGAAGTCGCGGCGAGGTGAGGCGCTTCAGGGGCTCCACTCGCCGAAGGGGAGGGGAGCGAAGAACGCCTCCACGTCCTCGTCGCGGAGCCCGGCCAGGGTGGCGGGGTTCCAGCGGGGGCGCTGGTCCTTGTCCACGAGCACCGCCCGGATGCCCTCGCGGAAGTCCGGGTGCGCGGTGACGGACTGGCTGAGCCGGTACTCGAGCGCGGCGACCTCCGTATAAGGAAGGGAGCGGCACCGCCGCAGCTGGCGCAGCGTCACCTTCAGGCTGGTGGGAGACATGCGCGCCAGGGTGGCCCGGGTCTCCTCGGCCCACGCGGTACCCTCGGCGGCCAGGGCGGAGAGGATGTCCTCCATCCGGTCCGCCGCGAAGCAGCGATCGATGGCCTCCTGTTGGGCCCGCAGCGGCGCGGGTCCCGCGTCCGTGGAGAAGGAGGAGAGGACGCGGGTGGCCACCTCGCGCGGCGCGCCGGTGCTCCAGTCCACCGCCGCCAGCGCCTGCACCAGCTCGTCGAGCCGCGAGTGCTCCACATGGTGCGTCCCGTAGCCGACCCACATGGCGTCCGCGGCCGTGCCTCGCGCGCCCGTGAGGGCCATATAGGTGCCCACCTGGCCGGGGAAGCGCGGGAGGAACCAGCCTCCGCCCACATCCGGGAAGAGGCCGATGGCCGTCTCCGGCATGGAGAAGGTGAGCCGCTCGGTGACGACGCGGTGCGAGCCGTGGATGGAGAGCCCCAGCCCTCCGCCCATGCTGATGCCATCCACGAGCGCGATGAAGGGCTTCTCGTAGTGGTGGATGCGGTGGTCGAGGGCGTACTCCTCGCGGAAGTAGGTGCGAGCCAGGG
Proteins encoded:
- a CDS encoding enoyl-CoA hydratase/isomerase family protein; this encodes MSNDVQLVTRGPIGLVTLDRQKALNALSLDMIRAIRPQLEAWARAPEVKAVLIRGAGGKAFCAGGDVRAVAQAMSKPLPEGEEPLARTYFREEYALDHRIHHYEKPFIALVDGISMGGGLGLSIHGSHRVVTERLTFSMPETAIGLFPDVGGGWFLPRFPGQVGTYMALTGARGTAADAMWVGYGTHHVEHSRLDELVQALAAVDWSTGAPREVATRVLSSFSTDAGPAPLRAQQEAIDRCFAADRMEDILSALAAEGTAWAEETRATLARMSPTSLKVTLRQLRRCRSLPYTEVAALEYRLSQSVTAHPDFREGIRAVLVDKDQRPRWNPATLAGLRDEDVEAFFAPLPFGEWSP